A segment of the Kluyveromyces marxianus DMKU3-1042 DNA, complete genome, chromosome 5 genome:
tcaaaaccttttttGAATACATTAAACTGCTCATCATCAATCGCCTGTGGATTGAATATTCCTTTAAAACCACAAAACCAAGAATCCTCAATTTTAGATAAAATAGCGCCAAGTCTAGTATCCAAGGAATATCTCTCGTCCCACCAGCCTTTcctttgttcttttgtagtAATAGCTGATGTAATGTCCGCAGATGTTGTCATATTATTCGATGTGATAATATCGTCAATTTCCTTTAATGCGCTATTAAAATCTAATACGTCTTCTCCGAGGTCCCTTGAATTGTGTCTGTTCAATGGTAACCTTAAATGAAGGTGTTTGTTACGAATTGTGTCAAACCTGGTTATTAGAAGATCCCCAGTGAGTTCGCATACATCTAACTCAACCACactaaaagaaagatgtgaccatttttttccaaactCAGAATGTATATTCTTCGATTGTGGTATTTCATGGTAATCCGATTTTATAGTATCAGGAATAAAAGTTTCATATATCTCTGTACCCATGTCAGAAAAAGATTTCTCATAGAAGAGAGATAATGATCTTGGGCGGTCTTTTAGCTCTAAATTTCTAATAAAGTAATCTTCTAACTTTGTTTTCGTGCTtatattaaagaaaattgaCAAAGTTAAAGAGTATAAGTTCGCCAATTCCCGCACCTCGTAACTTTTTAATGAAGTTGTGTCTGCATTTTGAATGAATCGTATCATCATCTGTAAATTATTCACAACATTTCCACGGTTAAAGGACTTGTTTGTTGAGGATTTCCCCCTGGGCGTTAAAGATGAAGGACGCGGAGAATCATTTAAACCTTTCAGGAAGTGGGGCGCTTTCAGACTTTTCGGATCTGATGTTACGTCTTCTGATAAGGTATTTTGTTGGTTACACGATGGTATAGTCATGACAGATTCGTGCATACTTTTAAAAAATGAATCAGCATTCAATTGTTTCTTTACTTTGTTGTAAAGGTCCTTTGCATTATTCATACATACTAGCGAATCGAAATCTCTGCGGTGATTATTGATCGTGTATGTTTGGCCGGTTTTCAATAGCCAATAATCGGTAATTTCAGATTTGCTAGCATCCTCCTCGAAAAATAATTCCATAGAGTTTACAAGTTTCTCATACTCTTTGttcaaatacaaaaactGACCTAAAGCATCTATATTAATGCTTCCATCAATTTGATCAAATACTGTGTTCAACTTTTTCAAGCATGTCTGTGCAGATTCGAATTCATcaattaattggtaataGGAATATAGACACGCGAACAAGTTAAAAGTGGTCGTTGGATTATCTAATGCCAATATAACCCTTTGGTATTCATTGGTAAAGAATGCacaatctttgaaaaccCCTGTATGGACGTATACGTTTATGATTCTTCTAAATATGTCATCAATCAACGCTATCACTTCAAATCTATAATTTGCAGACAAAACAGTCTCTTTTCCGATTAATAGTCTGCAAATTTTCAACGAGCGTTTCAATTCCTTTAAAGAAGCGTAAACATTCTTTTCATAAAATTGAATTTGAGATGCACAATGAGTTAGTTTAATGTTCAACATTAACACTTTCAGATAATCTGAGATGTTCATCTTGGATTTATTCTGGATATCGAATAACTGTGGTTTCGATGTCTTTAACACATCGTTTATTAGATTATTGAATAGTTTGGAATCCTTTTTCCATGATAGTATGGAAAGCACAGCACACAGTGGTACATAAATATCGTGAATGCTCATATCCTTCAATGAAGTTATCATTTCCTCCAAAGGATCGAAATATTGTTTAATTGTTGCAATTACTGATGAGTTGAGCTGTAATCCAATATAAGATTCTAATAACCAGAACTTGACACGGCCGGATATCCCATTGTATCTTGGTAAAGATAACAAGCTAAGACACAGTTTAGTGCTTAGTTTAAAGATCTTATTCTGGTGAAGATAAGGTATTAAGGTATCGAAAAATGTGATCTCTAAATCCGAAAGTTCTTCGTCTTTATTAAAGCTATTCTTTGGATTGATCCATTTCTCCAATACAATCTCAAATATTTTCCGTAAGTACAAACAgctgtttttcttcatctcGTAATTCAAGCAATAAATCGATTTGATTAAAACCTCGTATTTTGCCAATGAATCCAAGGCGTTAACTTTGAAGTCAAGTTCAATGTTTTCCTCGTAATTATTCGTAAGGATAGCATTTAATGATCGGCAAAGTGGGGACCATTTAAATTCATTAGAAATATTTGAGCCTGAGTAGAGAAAGCATAAAATGGGCTCTGAAGAAAACCTGAATATTTCAAATTTCTCCAATTTCAACCTTCTAAAACAGTTAAACATATACTTCCTTGTAAGCGTCCATATACTATTTAAATCATCTTGTTGGAAGGTCATAAAAATATTGCAACAATAGGCGAAAATCGATTTTTGGGTGCTCTTATCCGAACAGCAACCAATCAATCTTTCAAATTTCTTGGAGTAGGATACGATATCGTTGGTCTTTAGATACAGTTTGTAGTTTGATACTGATGCCCgctccaagaagaaaagtttttTCTTAATCACAAAGCAGTTATACATGACAGCAGAAACATTATCGCACCTCTTAAGGTCatttgaaagaaggaaaatctTGAATAGATATGTTAAGGTATAGAGTAACACATCTTCGTGTAGTTCTCTTATGGATTTATTCATAAATAGTATGATATTATCGCAAGTTCgtgttgtttctttgcttaATGCTGGGTGATATAGTAGGGGTCGAAGTATAGTGTCTATGTTACCTTTCTGAAGTTTGGAGGATCGTAACTCCTTCGTAATGTCATCGAATAAGCGCTTATCCACAGATTGACCAGTTAAGTATTCTCTCAAATTTAAACTTTCCATATTTCTTCTCCTGCTTTTGGTAGCTTTCGTTAGGTAGTCATTGTAGTATTTGTTTAAGTAAATCACACAGTTACTTGAATTTTCTTTCCGAAGCAACTTTGGAATCTGTTTCTGGAAGGTCTCAAAGTCCATATTCTTTATGTAGGCTTCAAAGTCGAGTTCAAACTCGCTCATATATTGAATGAATTTGAGAGCGAATAACGGCTTGTATTGTGGTAAGAGAGTGAAGAAATTCAATATTAACTTAACTATGGCATTCGTCTTGATGTGAGAATCTCGGAGTAAATAATGAGAGTCGTGCGCAAAGAGTTCAAGTAAAGATTCCGCATATCTTTCTGTCGTATGTGTCTTTAGTATAAGTTGCATTGTGAGAATTTTGAGAGTTGCTAAGTAGTGTTCATTACTTGGTCCAAAATCGCTTAATAAAATATCGTGCAAATTATCTGCCTGTATCAAGTTGGTTTCATTATACAAGGTCAAAATTTGGTTACTCGCCTGCGTCAATTTACCAATATCCATCAAACGTATAATCCAGCTCATATGTTTTTTCGGAAGTTCCTTCAGTTTCTTCGATTGATGACGCCATATTAACTGGCGGTATAATTGTATAAAGCTATCATTAACATGAATGTAGTTCTCAAAATCTTGACTTTTATTATCCACAAGATCATATAACCTTTTCCAGTCAATTGCGTTGGAAGATTCAGTATTGTTCGCACCATTATACAGTCTAGAACTCTCTAAATGAACCTCAGAGACAGTTGAATTCTTTGTTGACGTGCTTAACAGCGGCCGTTTCACAGTGTTATTCGGCTTCATATCAATTAATACCCTCTTCATCACAGACAGAGTAGATATTTAAAACCGTTTCGTCCCCTTGAAAGTATAATCAGCagtactactacttctTATCCTTGTTCTCTCTAACTATTGTAGCTTTTGTTCAAAGGTTAGTTCAAATCTGTGTAATATGTAAACAAAACCTTTTTATTACACAATTTGTGTTTTAccaaaatatcaagaaCAGCTACggaagaaaagagtaaTAATCACATTTTGAGGTAATCACCATACCACACTAGTTTAAAGATTATGAAACAGTGTGTGAGTAGTGTGTTAGATTATAAGTGTGATCAAGCTACTATTTCAGATGTATTAGGACAGTTATTGGTGAATAAGGTTTGTTCGAGCGATGAGGTACTACCGATAATCAAAAACGTCATACCAATCTATCCCTCGCTAAACAGGGAGTCAAAATCACAATTGCTACGCCTATGTAGCTATAACTACAATTTCATAACACAGATGTCAGAATATGCTAAAGAGTTGGGTGAGAAAGCTGAATCAGCTATTTACCAAGATGTTGTAATAGACGTATTGAAACTAGAAAAAGGCAGTTTGTTCAATTACGTTTCTGTTGTCTCCAGATCAGAAGCCCCATTTCTCAAATCAGGACTATTCGGTAGTAAAATTTTCAATGCTCTCAGCTCCCGTATCTCTATTGTTGATTATTTGGGGTACATGCAGACGCAATGGGAGTATCTATTCTTACATACCCATCAGTACGAAAGACTACATCTTGAGCTATTCCTCACTTGTTTGCAACTAAATGTACCTTTAGGTATTGACATTTTTATCGAAAGTGTTATTCTTCATAGCCATGCTTTATGGAATGCATTTCTTGAGATGTTCTCGAAGGGAAGTTCTATCCATCAAAGACGACTATTCATCCATCACTTAGTTCCTTAtttcaataaaataatagaCGCCAGATCATGTTCAGTGGCATTCACACTCCTCTCTCAGATTCCATTTACACTACCAGTTTATTCACAATGTTTCAACTGGTCGAACGTATACTTCAAGATCGCTTATCTGGGAGCACTCTCTGATACTCAACGTGTCCAAttattcaaagaaattttGCCATATTTTGAGCAAATTGATAGTTATTCGGACGATATGGTGGCAGAGATGTTAGTTTTGTTGCTGAATCATTTGTCTGAGGATTCAAGGGATGAACTATATAGAGACCCGCTATCGTTGAGTTTTGTTACCAAGAGACTACATTCTGAGGAGCGCCTTGTAAGAGAAAGGACGATGTTCGTTGCTAAACTTTTAACCAATAATAAATTAGAGTATGATAGTGACTTTACCATAGATGTACCGAACATCAAGTTGGAGAAACAAGCGAATGTCACGCTACCTATATCTATAGACAATATTCCTACTGAAAAAGTGAACTCAACTGCTCAGCGGGATCTAATCAAGCAAGTAAAAACGATATCCTTGCAGGATAgtgatgacgaagatgatgaagatgatgaagatgatgatcaATATTTTAGGGATATactcttcttgaaagatctcgttattgaatttgataAAGCAGAAAAGGATGATACTTCCGAATTGaaactattgaaaaatacaGTGAAGCTAGTTCgacaaaagaaggattTTCCTACAGAAGTTGCATTTTATTCCACACAACTTCTCAAAAGTATTACAACATTAGCAAATAAATTTGATGAACctgcttttgaagaatggaAAACCAATGCTTTAGTCAGTATAATAGTAGTTTGCCCTGATAAAATCACAGTTCTATATGAGATACTTTTCAGTGCAGAACTATCTTTACAGCAGAGAATGGTCATATTAACAGCTGCGTCACTTGCAGCACGAGAACTTCGTGGGTTTAATGATGACTTCGTTCTCAAACCCGTATATGATTTCCCGACTAAAAGGTTGCCTTGGGATACGGAATCTAGGTCGGAGAAACTAAATGAGCAAGGAAAGATTCAAGATGTATCCgatatcaaaaatttgGGTACTGTGTGGAGATCTAAGCGGTTGGATATCGAAAAGAGTAGATTAAACTCTACgcaaaatatcaataaatTCAGAAAATACGCAACTAAGTTCTTCTATCCTCTAGCACATGCATGGTTGAATGGAATCGATCTCGGAAGTTTTGATAAGCTTTTTAAAATGCACTACTTAAGCGTACTAAGAATGATAATAACATGTGCAAACCCGCATTTTGAATTCGAAACAATGCAAACTTTAATGGAGGAGGTCTTGAAAGATGCTATAAAACAACAGATTCCAATATCCTGAAATATGTGACTTAATGTAAATAATCACACATTGGAATGTGTAAATATGTATGCTGCTCCCTGTGTACATAGGCTTTAATATCATCCAGGGAAGTACTAACCTTCTCACTTATGCCTGGCATTTAAGCTTTAAtttatcacgtgatattaattttttaaggtaaaaaaaaaggctCAAAAGCGGCATATCGAATGATGTGATGCCCATCACCAGTGCCAACAACCAATTTACTAATTGGTAAGTCTAAATTAGCAGTACAAGAAGTACTACAACGACCTTCGGATGAAAGTTAAATATGAGTTATGGTATTTTTTCGCTATTATCATATGGCTTGAAATCAATTCTGCTTCTCATTGCACTAATATTTGTAATGCAACAAGCGTTCTTTAAGTTGATCTTAATATGTTTGAACGTTAGAAGTATTTTATCGAAAGCGCAATTTGGATTCtattttggaaagagtATCTTTTGGATACATTTAATCTATAACGGCTACAGTATCAAAATACGAGAAGTGCTGATTCTCTCTCTATTTAGGAAGTTTGAAATTAGAGATGTGGATGTGGAATGTAAAATTGCGGGGAAGATTCCGAAGGAATTACCGGAGGAGCATTCATTAAATCTTGAGATACCTTTGAGTGTAGGTCGTTTGAAGTTTCTCTCTAAGATATTGCCATTGGATCTTCGCTTGGTTAATTTCTCCCTACGTTCTGGGGATACTGTTATAAGCTCGGAGTTGGCTCTATTAAAATTTGAATATGATGTCAATGCTACTCAATTGCGTGCTGTTATATTATTCTATGGTGTAAAGCTGGGCGATAATGTTAATCTGTCACAAGTTAAAGTATCGTCTCAGTCTTCTTTGGTTTACAAAAGTAGTGACAAGGTTTATTTTGATAAATGGTCTTGTGGCTTGAATATCGGAGGACTGGAATATAGGACTTCTGATGataataagaataagaGTAAGAATAATTATTCTAACTCAGTACCAATTAATAGTACACTATATGAAAAAGCGCTTAAAAAACTAGAAACATTTACAGTACATCTTGAGAACGTTAATATCACTCTACCGAATAAGCGATCATGTTTTGTTTCTAGTGCATCATTGAATTTAAATCCATCAAAAGAGTACAATTTATTTACGCATAGCATTGAAAATCACAACATCACTATTGCACTAAACTCTTTGGTTTATACATTTTCCCCGGATCAGGACATCAAGATACCCGCTATgaatattcttttgaattgCGACATTATGacttttttgaaagaggaGCTTGATTATCAATCATTCAGTGGTCTTTGTACTATCAACATAATTGATCCCAAGCTTTCAATAATGATAGACagaattaaagaaattaagGAGCATTatccatcttcatcttcatcttcatcttcaccttcatcttcaagaagCTTGATGGATCGGTTAGGTAGTTTTAAATTTCCGCCTATTATTGTAAAGCTACTTATCTCTAACAGCAAA
Coding sequences within it:
- the TEL2 gene encoding Tel2p, which produces MKQCVSSVLDYKCDQATISDVLGQLLVNKVCSSDEVLPIIKNVIPIYPSLNRESKSQLLRLCSYNYNFITQMSEYAKELGEKAESAIYQDVVIDVLKLEKGSLFNYVSVVSRSEAPFLKSGLFGSKIFNALSSRISIVDYLGYMQTQWEYLFLHTHQYERLHLELFLTCLQLNVPLGIDIFIESVILHSHALWNAFLEMFSKGSSIHQRRLFIHHLVPYFNKIIDARSCSVAFTLLSQIPFTLPVYSQCFNWSNVYFKIAYLGALSDTQRVQLFKEILPYFEQIDSYSDDMVAEMLVLLLNHLSEDSRDELYRDPLSLSFVTKRLHSEERLVRERTMFVAKLLTNNKLEYDSDFTIDVPNIKLEKQANVTLPISIDNIPTEKVNSTAQRDLIKQVKTISLQDSDDEDDEDDEDDDQYFRDILFLKDLVIEFDKAEKDDTSELKLLKNTVKLVRQKKDFPTEVAFYSTQLLKSITTLANKFDEPAFEEWKTNALVSIIVVCPDKITVLYEILFSAELSLQQRMVILTAASLAARELRGFNDDFVLKPVYDFPTKRLPWDTESRSEKLNEQGKIQDVSDIKNLGTVWRSKRLDIEKSRLNSTQNINKFRKYATKFFYPLAHAWLNGIDLGSFDKLFKMHYLSVLRMIITCANPHFEFETMQTLMEEVLKDAIKQQIPIS
- the ESP1 gene encoding separase, which translates into the protein MKRVLIDMKPNNTVKRPLLSTSTKNSTVSEVHLESSRLYNGANNTESSNAIDWKRLYDLVDNKSQDFENYIHVNDSFIQLYRQLIWRHQSKKLKELPKKHMSWIIRLMDIGKLTQASNQILTLYNETNLIQADNLHDILLSDFGPSNEHYLATLKILTMQLILKTHTTERYAESLLELFAHDSHYLLRDSHIKTNAIVKLILNFFTLLPQYKPLFALKFIQYMSEFELDFEAYIKNMDFETFQKQIPKLLRKENSSNCVIYLNKYYNDYLTKATKSRRRNMESLNLREYLTGQSVDKRLFDDITKELRSSKLQKGNIDTILRPLLYHPALSKETTRTCDNIILFMNKSIRELHEDVLLYTLTYLFKIFLLSNDLKRCDNVSAVMYNCFVIKKKLFFLERASVSNYKLYLKTNDIVSYSKKFERLIGCCSDKSTQKSIFAYCCNIFMTFQQDDLNSIWTLTRKYMFNCFRRLKLEKFEIFRFSSEPILCFLYSGSNISNEFKWSPLCRSLNAILTNNYEENIELDFKVNALDSLAKYEVLIKSIYCLNYEMKKNSCLYLRKIFEIVLEKWINPKNSFNKDEELSDLEITFFDTLIPYLHQNKIFKLSTKLCLSLLSLPRYNGISGRVKFWLLESYIGLQLNSSVIATIKQYFDPLEEMITSLKDMSIHDIYVPLCAVLSILSWKKDSKLFNNLINDVLKTSKPQLFDIQNKSKMNISDYLKVLMLNIKLTHCASQIQFYEKNVYASLKELKRSLKICRLLIGKETVLSANYRFEVIALIDDIFRRIINVYVHTGVFKDCAFFTNEYQRVILALDNPTTTFNLFACLYSYYQLIDEFESAQTCLKKLNTVFDQIDGSINIDALGQFLYLNKEYEKLVNSMELFFEEDASKSEITDYWLLKTGQTYTINNHRRDFDSLVCMNNAKDLYNKVKKQLNADSFFKSMHESVMTIPSCNQQNTLSEDVTSDPKSLKAPHFLKGLNDSPRPSSLTPRGKSSTNKSFNRGNVVNNLQMMIRFIQNADTTSLKSYEVRELANLYSLTLSIFFNISTKTKLEDYFIRNLELKDRPRSLSLFYEKSFSDMGTEIYETFIPDTIKSDYHEIPQSKNIHSEFGKKWSHLSFSVVELDVCELTGDLLITRFDTIRNKHLHLRLPLNRHNSRDLGEDVLDFNSALKEIDDIITSNNMTTSADITSAITTKEQRKGWWDERYSLDTRLGAILSKIEDSWFCGFKGIFNPQAIDDEQFNVFKKGFESILYSQLPSRKLQRQSASFIQIDDMLIELFVLLDVINQPTEKAVSMMEDLIYFIFDALLFHGEENAYDEIDVNLIHIKFEELLEEYNASIIAKGRQQTVNHTFLILGNKCHSIPWESLNFMKDLSVSRVPSLEVLDQLLTKNSELEPEIDISRNLAFVLNPGNDLNRSEMTFGSDFKALSEKTTESKAYIGKAPSSDEFYNAVAKSNLFVYIGHSGGEQYVKLKNLRKCQRLAPSLLFGCSSAHLRYCGSFESSGTVYSYLLGGSPMVVGNLWDVTDKDTDKLTMGIFEKTGLVQTEKSIKGHSSLNVSEAIAQSRSQCNMKYLNGAAMVVYGLPMKFTRSK